A genomic window from Anthocerotibacter panamensis C109 includes:
- a CDS encoding agmatine deiminase family protein codes for MQKPHGYRMPAEWEPHAATWLSWPHNRDTWPGKFDPVPGVFVEIVRALREPVHILVKDTPMVEQVRFLLGQAGVLRPEIHLHLIPTNDCWMRDHGPTFLVGSGEPVLLNWGFNSWGGKYGPWTEDDQVPTQIATLLDLPCLTPAMILEGGSIEVNGQGLCLTTEQCLLHPNRNPHLSRAQIEQNLKDYLGLEHILWLAEGIVGDDTDGHIDDLARFVNPHTVVAVLEDNPDDENYVLLQANYEHLQELARAYNLNVVALPMPAPKYYDEVRLPASYANFYIANEVVLVPVFDDPKDTLALDILRQYFPDREVVGIACTDLVWGLGAIHCVTQQQPRNLLKQ; via the coding sequence ATGCAGAAACCGCACGGTTACCGGATGCCTGCCGAGTGGGAGCCCCATGCCGCCACTTGGCTGAGTTGGCCCCATAATCGCGACACATGGCCCGGAAAGTTCGACCCGGTGCCGGGGGTCTTTGTGGAAATTGTCCGTGCCCTGCGTGAGCCTGTGCATATCCTGGTCAAGGACACGCCGATGGTCGAACAAGTCCGCTTCCTGCTAGGACAAGCAGGGGTCCTTCGCCCGGAGATCCATCTCCACCTCATCCCTACCAATGATTGCTGGATGCGCGACCATGGCCCGACCTTTTTGGTGGGTTCCGGCGAGCCAGTGCTCTTAAATTGGGGCTTTAATAGTTGGGGCGGGAAATATGGCCCTTGGACGGAAGATGACCAAGTTCCCACCCAGATCGCTACGTTGCTGGATTTACCTTGCCTCACTCCCGCGATGATCCTGGAGGGCGGCTCTATTGAAGTCAATGGACAAGGACTCTGCCTCACTACCGAGCAATGCCTGCTCCACCCCAACCGCAATCCCCACCTCAGCCGCGCGCAGATCGAACAAAACCTGAAAGATTACCTTGGTCTTGAACATATTCTCTGGCTAGCAGAAGGGATCGTCGGCGACGACACAGACGGTCATATCGATGACCTAGCCCGCTTTGTCAATCCCCATACTGTCGTCGCTGTCCTGGAAGACAACCCCGACGATGAGAACTATGTTTTACTCCAGGCCAATTACGAACATCTCCAGGAACTGGCGCGAGCCTACAACCTAAACGTGGTTGCTTTGCCCATGCCCGCCCCTAAGTACTACGACGAGGTGCGTTTGCCTGCGAGCTACGCTAACTTTTATATTGCCAACGAAGTCGTACTGGTGCCTGTTTTTGATGACCCGAAAGACACCCTTGCCCTGGATATCCTGCGCCAGTACTTCCCTGACCGAGAAGTTGTTGGAATTGCGTGCACTGATTTAGTCTGGGGTTTGGGAGCCATCCATTGCGTCACCCAACAGCAGCCTAGGAATCTACTTAAACAATAA
- a CDS encoding RrF2 family transcriptional regulator, producing the protein MKLTTRGHYSVKALLDLVLHDTGAPISQRSISERQQIPQPYLEQLLIKLRKAGLIQVVRGPKGGYRLSRAPRDITLGAILRAVGETGLPLNRWATDSGESADWVTLALWRRIQLRWAEVLEHITLEDLYYDARSYQAAQGKDTDFIV; encoded by the coding sequence ATGAAGCTTACCACTCGGGGCCACTATAGCGTGAAAGCCTTGCTGGATCTGGTTTTGCATGACACGGGTGCCCCGATTTCCCAGCGCAGCATCAGTGAACGACAACAGATCCCGCAGCCTTATTTGGAGCAGCTCCTCATAAAGTTACGTAAAGCCGGACTCATCCAGGTGGTCCGGGGGCCTAAAGGAGGCTATCGCCTCAGCCGTGCTCCCCGCGACATTACCCTAGGAGCGATCCTGCGGGCGGTTGGGGAGACGGGATTGCCGCTCAACCGCTGGGCTACGGATAGTGGGGAGTCTGCCGACTGGGTCACCCTGGCGCTCTGGCGGCGCATCCAGCTACGCTGGGCCGAAGTTCTGGAGCACATCACCCTGGAAGACCTCTACTACGACGCGCGCAGTTATCAAGCAGCACAGGGCAAGGACACGGACTTTATTGTTTAA
- the petB gene encoding cytochrome b6 — protein MSKVYDWFQERLEIQAIADDITTKYVPPHVNIFYCLGGVTLICFLLQFATGFAMTFYYKPTVAEAFNSIDYIMNTVSFGWLIRSVHRWSASMMVLAMILHVFRVYLTGGFKKPRELTWVTGVILAVLTVSFGVTGYTLPWDQVGYWAASIVTAVPGAVPVIGPLVVQLLQGSASGIGQETLTRFYSAHTFLLPWLAAVFMLLHFLMIRKQGISGPL, from the coding sequence ATGAGCAAGGTTTACGATTGGTTTCAAGAGCGCCTCGAAATCCAGGCCATTGCGGATGACATCACTACCAAGTATGTCCCTCCCCACGTCAACATATTCTACTGCCTGGGTGGAGTCACGCTGATTTGTTTTCTGCTTCAGTTCGCGACGGGCTTCGCGATGACTTTTTACTACAAGCCCACGGTCGCTGAGGCGTTCAATTCCATCGACTATATTATGAACACCGTCAGCTTCGGCTGGTTGATCCGTTCGGTGCATCGCTGGAGCGCCTCGATGATGGTTCTCGCCATGATCCTGCATGTGTTCCGTGTCTACCTGACCGGCGGCTTCAAAAAACCTCGGGAATTGACCTGGGTGACAGGCGTGATTCTCGCGGTCCTGACTGTGAGCTTTGGCGTCACGGGCTACACCCTTCCCTGGGACCAAGTGGGCTATTGGGCCGCAAGCATCGTAACAGCTGTACCCGGTGCCGTACCGGTGATTGGCCCATTGGTGGTGCAACTGCTGCAAGGGAGCGCTTCCGGTATTGGTCAGGAGACCTTGACCCGTTTCTATAGTGCGCATACCTTTCTGCTACCATGGTTGGCAGCGGTCTTCATGCTGTTGCACTTCCTGATGATCCGTAAGCAGGGAATTTCCGGTCCCCTGTAA
- the petD gene encoding cytochrome b6-f complex subunit IV gives MVLKKPDLQDPELVALLEQDMGHNKYGEPFWPNDALIFGVVILGTIAGVIGLAIMDPSKIGEPADPFNTLNPILPEWYFYPVFQLLRTVPNKLLGVVLMAGIPLGLAFVPFIENVNKFRNPFRRPVAMAVFLLGTLVTIYLGAAATIHDIPKSLTLGLF, from the coding sequence ATGGTTTTGAAAAAGCCCGACCTGCAAGATCCAGAATTGGTGGCCCTGCTGGAACAGGACATGGGCCACAACAAGTATGGGGAACCCTTCTGGCCCAATGATGCCCTTATTTTTGGGGTCGTCATTCTCGGGACCATCGCCGGTGTTATCGGCCTTGCCATCATGGACCCGTCCAAAATTGGTGAGCCTGCGGATCCTTTCAATACCCTGAATCCCATTCTGCCCGAGTGGTATTTTTATCCAGTATTCCAACTGCTCAGGACGGTCCCTAACAAACTACTGGGCGTGGTTCTGATGGCTGGAATTCCCCTGGGTCTGGCCTTCGTACCCTTTATCGAGAACGTCAACAAGTTCCGTAACCCCTTTCGCCGCCCTGTAGCTATGGCTGTTTTCCTCCTGGGGACTCTGGTCACTATCTACCTGGGAGCCGCAGCGACCATCCACGACATTCCTAAGTCTCTGACTCTGGGCCTTTTCTAG
- a CDS encoding UDP-glucose dehydrogenase family protein: MRVTVVGTGYVGLVTGACLAETGHHVICVDNNEAKVASLNAGRIPIYEPGLEQIVRRNNDAGRLIFTTEVDNSVKQAQIIFIAVGTPALPTGESDLRYVGAVAKTIGEHLDSSYRVVVNKSTVPIGSGDWVRMLILEGAKEAILSAVPAGGVETVCAPVTPNFDVVSNPEFLKEGSAVWDTFNPDRIVVGSDSAQAIEIMRQLYTPIIERRFAEDPKAGEVPFVVTDLSSAEMIKYAANAFLATKISFINEVANICERVGADVSQVAYGIGLDQRIGQRFLQAGLGWGGSCFPKDVSALVHTANDYGYDCRLLKAVIETNRLQRTRVIEKLQQELKVLKGKTIGLLGLTFKPDTDDMRDAPALSLIEYLNKLGARVKAFDPIVSASGIREGLSHVIVETDAYRLAETCDALVLVTEWKEFRNLDYEKMAQLVNRPLLIDARNFLDRQLLTKAGFWYVGMGR, encoded by the coding sequence ATGCGGGTAACGGTTGTAGGAACCGGCTATGTGGGACTGGTAACGGGCGCTTGCCTAGCGGAAACGGGCCATCATGTTATTTGTGTCGATAACAACGAAGCCAAAGTTGCCTCCCTCAACGCTGGGCGCATCCCCATTTACGAACCGGGTCTTGAACAAATTGTTCGGCGCAACAACGATGCCGGAAGACTGATTTTCACCACAGAAGTGGACAACAGTGTCAAGCAGGCCCAAATTATCTTTATTGCAGTCGGTACCCCGGCACTCCCGACGGGAGAGAGCGACCTGCGCTATGTGGGAGCTGTAGCCAAAACAATTGGGGAACATCTCGACAGTTCTTACCGCGTGGTGGTGAACAAATCCACGGTCCCCATTGGCTCTGGGGACTGGGTGCGGATGCTGATCCTGGAGGGGGCCAAAGAAGCAATCCTGTCCGCTGTTCCCGCAGGGGGCGTCGAAACTGTCTGTGCTCCGGTAACCCCCAACTTTGATGTAGTGAGCAACCCAGAATTTCTCAAAGAAGGCTCGGCGGTGTGGGACACGTTCAACCCCGACCGCATTGTGGTGGGTTCAGACAGTGCTCAGGCCATCGAGATCATGCGGCAGCTCTACACCCCGATCATCGAGCGCAGGTTCGCCGAGGACCCCAAAGCGGGTGAGGTGCCTTTTGTCGTGACGGACCTGTCTTCGGCGGAGATGATCAAGTACGCAGCGAACGCCTTCTTGGCTACAAAAATCAGCTTCATCAACGAGGTCGCCAATATCTGCGAACGGGTGGGTGCAGATGTTTCTCAGGTGGCCTACGGCATTGGCCTAGACCAACGCATCGGTCAACGCTTCCTCCAAGCGGGCTTAGGCTGGGGCGGCTCCTGTTTCCCCAAAGATGTTTCCGCCCTGGTCCACACAGCCAACGACTACGGCTATGATTGCCGCCTGCTCAAGGCTGTCATCGAGACCAATCGCCTCCAACGCACCCGAGTCATCGAGAAACTTCAGCAGGAACTCAAGGTCCTCAAGGGCAAGACCATTGGTCTGTTGGGGCTTACCTTTAAGCCAGACACGGACGATATGCGCGATGCCCCGGCGCTGTCGCTGATTGAGTATCTCAACAAGCTAGGAGCGCGCGTCAAGGCTTTTGACCCCATTGTCTCCGCCTCTGGCATCCGCGAGGGCCTCTCCCATGTCATCGTCGAGACGGACGCCTACCGGTTGGCTGAAACCTGCGACGCGCTGGTCCTGGTGACTGAGTGGAAGGAATTCCGCAACCTCGACTATGAGAAGATGGCCCAACTGGTCAATCGCCCCCTACTCATTGATGCACGTAACTTCCTTGACCGTCAGTTGTTGACTAAAGCGGGCTTCTGGTATGTTGGCATGGGACGTTAA
- a CDS encoding UDP-glucuronic acid decarboxylase family protein: protein MRILVTGGAGFIGSHLVDRLMIEGHEVLVADNFYTGNKENLLSWLNHPRFELLRHDITQPLFVEVDQVYHLACPASPVHYQYNPVKTIKTNVLGTMNMLGLAKRVKARFLLASTSEVYGDPEIHPQTEDYRGSVNPIGIRSCYDEGKRVAETLSFDYHRQNNVDIRVARIFNTYGPRMIFNDGRVVSNFVVQALQGQPLTVYGEGRQTRSFCYVNELVDGLIRLMNGSFIGPVNLGNPGEFTILELAHLVLELTGSSSEITYRTLPKDDPRQRQPDITRAREILGWEPKISLREGLALMIDEFAQRLGQSGTGKNLLV, encoded by the coding sequence ATGCGAATTTTAGTGACGGGTGGAGCGGGTTTTATTGGCTCTCATTTAGTAGACAGGCTGATGATCGAGGGCCACGAAGTTCTGGTCGCCGACAACTTCTACACTGGGAATAAAGAAAACCTCCTCTCTTGGCTGAACCACCCGCGCTTTGAACTGCTACGCCACGACATCACGCAACCGCTCTTCGTCGAGGTGGATCAGGTCTATCACTTGGCTTGCCCCGCCTCGCCGGTCCACTATCAGTACAACCCGGTCAAGACGATCAAAACCAACGTCTTGGGCACGATGAATATGCTGGGCCTCGCCAAGCGCGTCAAGGCCCGTTTTCTCCTCGCCTCGACTTCCGAAGTCTACGGCGACCCCGAGATACACCCGCAGACCGAAGACTACCGCGGCTCGGTCAACCCCATCGGGATCCGCTCTTGCTACGACGAGGGCAAGCGCGTAGCTGAGACCTTGTCTTTTGACTACCATCGCCAAAACAATGTCGATATCCGGGTGGCGCGCATCTTTAATACCTATGGCCCACGGATGATTTTCAACGATGGTCGGGTGGTGAGCAATTTTGTCGTCCAGGCGCTCCAGGGTCAACCTTTGACCGTTTACGGGGAGGGCAGGCAGACGCGCAGCTTTTGCTATGTGAACGAGTTGGTGGACGGCCTAATCCGCCTGATGAATGGCAGTTTCATCGGTCCGGTCAACCTAGGCAACCCCGGCGAATTCACCATCCTGGAGTTGGCTCATCTGGTTTTGGAGTTGACCGGCTCCTCTTCTGAGATCACCTACCGTACCCTGCCCAAAGACGACCCGCGTCAGCGCCAGCCCGATATCACCCGTGCCCGTGAGATCCTCGGCTGGGAGCCCAAAATTTCTCTGCGCGAAGGTTTAGCCCTGATGATTGACGAATTCGCTCAACGTCTCGGTCAATCGGGCACCGGCAAGAACCTTTTGGTATAG
- a CDS encoding DMT family transporter: MKLDLRVLAAIGVTLVLWGSAFSGVRAGLAAYGPEHLALLRFLVASVVLAGYALLKRLPLPRREDIPAIALLGLLGITVYHLALNRGEVTVPAGTTSLIINTTPIFTALLSAVMLKERLVLRSWVGIGLSFAGIVLITLGEGKVLELAAGAVFLLVASFAFSLDMVLQKRYLAKYSAVAFTAYMVWAGTFFLLIFLPGLPEAVQRAPLSATLAVVYLGVFPAALAYVLWAYILARGGVSQTANLLYLVPILSLFIAWVWLKEAPSGLTLLGGGLTLGGVALLNGALGKVYEGWLRLRKMGLLGKVVPLSK; encoded by the coding sequence ATGAAGTTAGATCTGCGGGTGCTAGCTGCCATTGGAGTGACGCTGGTGTTGTGGGGTTCGGCTTTCAGTGGGGTACGTGCGGGATTGGCTGCCTATGGTCCTGAGCACCTAGCGCTGTTGCGGTTTTTGGTGGCCTCGGTGGTGTTGGCGGGCTACGCACTCCTCAAGCGGCTGCCCCTGCCTAGACGGGAGGATATCCCAGCAATCGCACTGTTGGGTCTATTGGGAATCACGGTTTATCATTTGGCGCTCAACCGGGGCGAGGTCACGGTTCCGGCGGGTACGACCAGCCTGATTATCAATACAACCCCTATTTTCACGGCCCTGCTGTCGGCGGTGATGCTCAAGGAGCGCTTGGTGCTCAGGAGTTGGGTAGGGATTGGTCTGAGTTTTGCAGGCATTGTTTTGATTACCCTAGGCGAGGGAAAGGTTCTGGAACTGGCTGCTGGGGCGGTGTTTTTGCTGGTGGCTTCCTTTGCTTTTAGCCTGGATATGGTGCTCCAGAAGCGCTACTTGGCGAAATATAGTGCCGTTGCTTTTACCGCCTATATGGTTTGGGCGGGGACGTTTTTTCTGCTTATTTTCCTGCCGGGTCTGCCGGAGGCCGTGCAGAGGGCTCCTCTGAGTGCGACCTTGGCTGTAGTCTACCTAGGGGTTTTTCCGGCAGCGCTAGCCTACGTGCTGTGGGCTTATATCCTGGCGCGTGGTGGGGTTTCTCAGACGGCTAACTTGCTTTATCTGGTGCCCATCTTGTCTCTATTTATCGCCTGGGTGTGGTTAAAAGAGGCTCCAAGCGGACTCACGTTGCTGGGAGGTGGGCTGACCTTGGGTGGGGTGGCACTACTCAATGGCGCGTTGGGGAAAGTCTATGAAGGATGGCTGCGGTTGCGCAAGATGGGTCTATTGGGAAAAGTAGTGCCCTTAAGCAAGTAG
- a CDS encoding aminotransferase-like domain-containing protein: MASLRSPAQPLFSAAPVAGESTLYDQVADRIAQLIQQGVLRPAERIPSVRKLHSQLGVSLSTVLQAYLVLENRGLIEARPQSGYYVKTHPLPPEPKTSSPPQSATQVSISERVMSVLQAAGDPKIVPLGAAIPGPELFPTLKLNRVLASMARRHQPNCYDFPSGNKHLRHQVARRSLDWGCGLAQEEIITTCGCTEALNLCLRAVARPGDTIAVESPTYYGILQLIESLGMKALEIPTHPRDGVCLDQLERALKKHAVKACMFALNFNNPLGSCMPDDHKKQLVELLTRHEIPLIEDDLDGDLYFGSTRPAAAKAFDREGLVLLCSSFTKTLAPGYRVGWTAPGRYRTQVERLKFVTTGETSTLLQVTIAEFLQNGGYDRHLRRIRKAYAQQVQQVTQAICGYFPQGTRVTRPTGGYVLWVELPTPVNALDLYQRALSECISIAPGPIFSASGKYQNFIRLNCGHPWSPALEQGMITLGRLVTGRTGGL, encoded by the coding sequence ATGGCCTCCTTGCGTAGTCCCGCACAGCCTCTATTTAGCGCAGCCCCGGTAGCAGGGGAGAGCACCCTTTATGATCAGGTAGCTGACCGGATAGCCCAGCTCATTCAGCAAGGGGTGCTACGACCAGCAGAGCGCATTCCTTCGGTACGCAAGCTCCATAGCCAGTTGGGGGTGAGTCTCTCGACGGTGCTCCAGGCTTATCTGGTCCTGGAGAATAGAGGGCTCATTGAGGCTAGGCCCCAGTCCGGCTACTATGTCAAGACCCACCCCTTGCCCCCTGAGCCCAAGACTTCCAGCCCGCCCCAGTCCGCGACCCAAGTCAGTATCAGCGAACGGGTGATGTCGGTATTGCAGGCGGCGGGTGACCCTAAAATTGTGCCCTTGGGAGCAGCTATTCCGGGGCCAGAACTGTTCCCCACCCTCAAACTCAACCGGGTCCTCGCTTCTATGGCCCGTCGTCACCAGCCCAACTGTTACGACTTCCCGTCCGGCAATAAGCATCTGCGCCATCAAGTGGCGCGTCGTTCACTGGACTGGGGCTGTGGATTGGCACAAGAAGAAATCATCACTACCTGTGGCTGCACAGAAGCGTTAAATCTCTGTCTCAGAGCGGTCGCGCGGCCCGGAGACACCATCGCTGTGGAGTCACCTACGTACTATGGGATCCTCCAACTCATTGAGAGCTTGGGCATGAAAGCCTTGGAGATACCCACCCATCCGCGCGACGGAGTTTGCCTGGATCAGCTAGAACGCGCCCTCAAAAAACACGCGGTGAAGGCGTGTATGTTCGCGCTCAATTTCAATAATCCACTGGGCAGTTGTATGCCCGATGACCACAAAAAGCAGTTGGTCGAGCTGCTCACCCGCCATGAGATTCCTTTGATCGAGGATGACCTGGACGGGGATCTCTACTTCGGCAGCACGCGCCCCGCAGCGGCGAAAGCCTTTGACCGGGAAGGCTTGGTGCTGCTGTGTTCCTCGTTTACCAAGACCCTAGCTCCAGGATATCGCGTGGGTTGGACGGCTCCGGGGCGCTACCGGACTCAGGTAGAGCGCCTGAAATTTGTCACGACAGGGGAGACAAGCACTCTCTTGCAAGTAACGATTGCCGAATTTCTCCAAAACGGGGGCTATGACCGTCACCTGCGCCGCATCCGCAAAGCCTATGCCCAACAAGTACAGCAGGTGACCCAAGCGATCTGTGGGTACTTCCCCCAAGGAACCAGGGTGACCCGACCCACAGGGGGATACGTCCTGTGGGTGGAATTGCCCACCCCCGTCAACGCGCTAGATCTGTACCAACGTGCCCTGAGCGAATGCATCAGTATTGCTCCTGGCCCCATCTTCTCGGCCTCGGGCAAGTACCAGAACTTCATTCGCCTCAACTGTGGTCACCCCTGGTCCCCGGCACTAGAGCAGGGCATGATCACCCTGGGGCGGTTGGTCACAGGGCGTACGGGTGGCCTTTGA
- a CDS encoding class I SAM-dependent methyltransferase, which produces MAFEPIAWTYERSAQTERWQREQVWRWLDLLFSPPLRVLELGCGTGIDALHLAERGVQVYVTDAAPTMVNLTLSKAQAGGYGALIDGQPLAAEQLSTLYPEPLFDGCFSNFSALNCVADLEAIAGALARCLKPGAPLALVLFGRYCLWELAGYTLQGRYGRARRRWRSGPTAVPIAPGLTVQTYYHRVAACWQHFAPWFEPVAQVGIGVAVPPTYLESWVSPRTALFAPSQILDLILGPYWPYHNWGDHVLLVWRRRG; this is translated from the coding sequence GTGGCCTTTGAACCCATAGCCTGGACCTATGAACGCAGCGCTCAGACGGAGCGCTGGCAGCGCGAGCAGGTCTGGCGCTGGCTCGATCTGCTCTTTAGCCCGCCGCTGCGGGTCTTGGAGCTAGGTTGTGGAACGGGTATAGATGCGCTCCATTTAGCCGAACGAGGGGTGCAAGTCTATGTGACTGATGCTGCCCCCACGATGGTAAATCTCACCCTCAGCAAGGCTCAGGCGGGCGGATACGGTGCGTTGATTGACGGTCAGCCCCTCGCTGCCGAACAGTTGTCCACGCTCTACCCGGAACCCCTCTTTGACGGCTGCTTCTCAAATTTCTCCGCCCTCAACTGTGTAGCGGACCTCGAAGCCATCGCCGGTGCCTTGGCTCGGTGCCTCAAGCCCGGTGCGCCCCTCGCCCTCGTCCTCTTTGGGCGCTATTGTCTTTGGGAACTGGCAGGCTATACCCTGCAAGGGCGCTACGGTCGGGCCCGACGGCGCTGGCGGTCGGGCCCGACCGCAGTCCCTATCGCCCCTGGCCTTACCGTACAGACCTACTACCACCGTGTTGCGGCCTGTTGGCAGCACTTCGCTCCTTGGTTCGAGCCTGTGGCCCAAGTGGGGATCGGGGTAGCGGTTCCCCCGACCTACCTGGAGTCCTGGGTAAGCCCCCGCACGGCCCTGTTCGCCCCCAGTCAAATCCTGGACCTCATCTTGGGACCGTACTGGCCCTACCATAACTGGGGAGACCATGTGCTTCTGGTCTGGCGCAGGCGCGGCTAA
- a CDS encoding S-layer homology domain-containing protein translates to MSCLNKVSIAALAGGLAVMLGMSAVQAQNFQDTQGYWGEPYVETLSQQGVIGGFPDGTFRPNNFITRAQFAAIAAKALNLPTSGGGDQFVDVSRGYWASRAIQAVSSSGLVTGFPDGTFRPEDRITRAQALVILAKALPQSATDAQALAAYRDSRAVPEWAMASVTKAASARIIVNFPNSDEIEPNSLATRGEVAALMYQTLDKLGNRLPPVTIGLVGASTGQDNRNDRFNRKDQITLNRVAVQNRGSLGAGDELVVQAEGTPRAQGTFTIEGIARDLRLEEIQNGLYEGRYTIRRTDKATNARVSVTLERSGERSVTRDADRRVSFAADVGRPRLAEGSLVRGSTPTIYVIQDGRRRGIPNIETFQAQGYRLDQVLVLPDDQLNDLPLGAPLADARSSDPAILAPQLTNLQDNDTVDLPVVLEGRTAPNARVRIRVDASSNILGALGISQQLLNRELVADRNGSFSVTLQPSAILPRGARLRVLLQATDPQSKQSQTTELSLTQR, encoded by the coding sequence ATGTCGTGTTTGAATAAGGTGAGCATCGCAGCTCTGGCGGGTGGGCTCGCCGTGATGTTAGGGATGAGTGCCGTTCAGGCGCAGAATTTTCAGGATACGCAGGGTTACTGGGGTGAGCCCTATGTAGAAACCTTGTCCCAGCAAGGGGTCATCGGGGGCTTCCCCGATGGGACTTTTCGGCCTAATAACTTTATTACACGCGCTCAATTTGCCGCCATCGCCGCCAAGGCACTGAATCTACCTACTTCGGGTGGTGGGGATCAGTTTGTGGATGTCTCCAGGGGCTATTGGGCCAGCAGGGCCATTCAGGCTGTGAGTAGTTCGGGACTTGTGACGGGCTTCCCGGATGGGACGTTCCGACCGGAGGACCGGATCACCCGCGCTCAGGCGTTGGTGATCCTGGCGAAAGCACTACCTCAGAGCGCTACTGACGCGCAGGCGCTGGCTGCGTACCGCGACAGCCGCGCAGTCCCGGAGTGGGCTATGGCGAGCGTAACTAAGGCAGCTAGCGCCCGGATTATCGTCAACTTCCCCAATAGCGACGAGATCGAGCCCAACAGTCTGGCGACCCGAGGGGAAGTGGCAGCCTTGATGTATCAAACCCTAGACAAATTGGGCAATCGCCTCCCGCCCGTGACCATTGGCTTGGTGGGTGCTAGTACCGGTCAAGACAACCGCAATGACCGGTTTAACCGGAAAGATCAAATCACCCTAAACCGGGTAGCGGTGCAAAACAGAGGATCGTTAGGCGCAGGGGATGAGTTGGTTGTGCAGGCTGAGGGTACGCCCCGCGCTCAGGGGACGTTTACCATTGAGGGTATCGCCCGTGACCTGCGCCTAGAGGAGATCCAAAATGGTCTCTATGAAGGCCGCTACACCATTCGCCGCACGGACAAGGCGACCAATGCTCGCGTCTCCGTGACGCTAGAGCGCTCTGGGGAACGCTCTGTAACTCGGGATGCCGACCGTCGGGTGAGTTTCGCGGCGGACGTGGGGCGGCCCCGACTTGCAGAAGGTAGCCTCGTCAGGGGCAGTACACCTACCATCTATGTAATCCAGGATGGTCGCCGCCGTGGGATTCCCAACATTGAAACCTTTCAGGCACAGGGATACCGTCTGGATCAGGTCCTTGTTTTACCCGATGACCAGCTCAATGACCTACCGCTGGGCGCTCCTCTAGCCGATGCCCGCTCTAGCGATCCAGCAATCCTGGCTCCTCAGCTCACCAACCTCCAAGACAACGATACGGTAGACCTGCCCGTTGTCTTGGAGGGGCGCACGGCTCCCAATGCCCGAGTCCGAATCCGGGTGGATGCTTCCTCCAACATCCTTGGTGCCTTGGGGATCTCCCAGCAGTTGCTCAACCGGGAACTGGTGGCAGACCGCAATGGTTCTTTCTCGGTCACGCTCCAGCCCTCCGCTATCCTCCCTCGGGGTGCGCGTTTGCGGGTGCTGCTTCAGGCGACTGACCCGCAGAGCAAACAAAGTCAGACCACTGAACTTTCTTTGACCCAGCGCTAG
- a CDS encoding tetratricopeptide repeat protein produces MKKLILMLALSTLTFPALAQTTDTFVGVKYHENLAANYLAQGDPSSALEKFNEAIELDPLAARAYAGRANANRLLNYRKEALEDYKTALKLYATHRNASFELKSVQFELDLFLNESSPE; encoded by the coding sequence ATGAAAAAATTGATCTTGATGCTTGCTCTTTCAACTTTGACCTTTCCTGCTCTCGCTCAGACTACAGATACCTTCGTCGGGGTCAAGTACCATGAAAACCTTGCCGCTAATTATCTGGCTCAGGGTGATCCTTCTAGCGCTTTAGAGAAATTCAATGAAGCTATCGAGCTTGACCCTCTCGCAGCCAGAGCATACGCAGGGCGTGCCAATGCTAACAGGCTTCTAAACTATCGCAAAGAAGCTCTTGAAGACTACAAAACCGCCCTTAAACTTTATGCAACTCATCGCAATGCAAGCTTTGAGTTAAAATCTGTACAATTCGAACTGGACCTGTTTCTGAACGAATCCTCACCCGAGTAG
- a CDS encoding bifunctional 4-hydroxy-2-oxoglutarate aldolase/2-dehydro-3-deoxy-phosphogluconate aldolase → MAHPLVARWQTERLVAVIRAPEIRSARALAGAVRQAGIALVEVTLTFSGALDLLQELAPPVGCGTVLTPTQAKDALAAGAQFLVSPIADPDIIGLGRDHGVLVVSGAWTPTEIHTAWSWGADVIKLFPAHLGGVPYLKSLRQVFSEVLFFPCGGVDFAIVPDYIRAGALAVGMGQGLLKEDQLAQKVQQVRVL, encoded by the coding sequence ATGGCTCATCCGTTGGTAGCCCGCTGGCAAACTGAGCGTCTAGTGGCGGTCATCCGTGCCCCCGAGATCCGATCCGCCCGTGCGCTCGCCGGGGCTGTCCGGCAAGCGGGCATTGCGCTGGTGGAAGTGACCCTCACCTTCTCGGGAGCCCTGGATCTGCTCCAGGAACTCGCCCCCCCAGTCGGCTGTGGCACGGTGCTGACCCCCACCCAGGCTAAAGATGCTCTGGCTGCCGGTGCGCAATTTTTGGTCTCACCCATCGCTGACCCGGACATCATTGGTCTAGGGCGCGACCATGGAGTGCTGGTGGTAAGCGGAGCCTGGACGCCTACTGAAATCCATACGGCTTGGAGTTGGGGAGCCGATGTGATCAAACTTTTCCCGGCTCATCTAGGCGGTGTGCCCTATCTCAAAAGTCTGCGTCAGGTCTTCTCTGAGGTTCTCTTTTTTCCTTGTGGTGGGGTGGACTTCGCCATAGTTCCTGACTATATTCGGGCTGGAGCCTTGGCGGTCGGCATGGGGCAGGGTCTGCTCAAGGAAGATCAGCTCGCGCAAAAAGTACAGCAGGTGCGGGTGTTGTAG